A section of the Myxococcus virescens genome encodes:
- a CDS encoding GGDEF domain-containing protein: MAGDETRVTKISTLNVHAHRSTECCLVQIHGPELGKKYLIEDAELTIGRDQHNHIVVDLDNVSRRHARILGRGGKMLVEDLGSTNGTFLNDQEVLQASPLRSGDLVKVGGSIFKFLDGDNIETQYHETIYTLTIADGLTGINNKRYFLEYLEKEMGRSTRYQRTLTLMMFDIDHFKQINDVHGHLAGDYVLRELAQSIKRLVRREQCFARYGGEEFAVVLPEDGPDKARLFAEKIRRLIEGKSFVYDDKEIPVTISIGVAEQTSDMLEPTHFIKVADANLYKAKKSGRNRVVG; this comes from the coding sequence ATGGCCGGCGACGAAACCCGCGTCACCAAGATCTCAACGCTCAACGTGCATGCCCACCGCAGCACGGAGTGTTGTCTCGTGCAGATTCATGGCCCGGAGCTCGGCAAGAAGTACCTCATCGAGGATGCCGAACTCACCATCGGGCGGGATCAGCACAACCACATCGTCGTGGACCTGGACAACGTGTCCCGCCGCCACGCCCGGATTCTGGGGCGTGGGGGGAAGATGCTCGTTGAAGACCTGGGCTCCACCAACGGTACCTTCCTCAATGACCAGGAAGTGCTTCAGGCCTCTCCGCTGCGCAGCGGAGATCTGGTCAAGGTCGGAGGCTCCATCTTCAAGTTCCTCGATGGCGACAACATCGAGACCCAGTACCACGAGACCATCTACACGCTGACCATCGCGGACGGCCTCACGGGCATCAACAACAAGAGGTACTTCCTGGAGTACCTCGAGAAGGAGATGGGCCGGTCGACCCGCTATCAGCGCACCCTCACGCTGATGATGTTCGACATCGACCACTTCAAGCAGATCAACGACGTCCACGGCCACCTCGCCGGGGACTACGTGCTGCGGGAGTTGGCCCAGTCCATCAAGCGCCTGGTGCGCCGCGAGCAGTGCTTCGCCCGCTACGGCGGCGAGGAGTTCGCCGTCGTCCTCCCGGAGGACGGCCCGGACAAGGCGCGCCTGTTCGCGGAGAAGATTCGCCGGCTCATCGAGGGCAAGTCCTTCGTCTACGACGACAAGGAAATCCCCGTCACCATCTCCATTGGCGTGGCCGAGCAGACGTCGGACATGCTGGAGCCCACGCACTTCATCAAGGTGGCGGACGCCAACCTGTACAAGGCGAAGAAGTCGGGCCGCAACCGCGTGGTGGGCTAG
- the glgC gene encoding glucose-1-phosphate adenylyltransferase codes for MSKVLAMILAGGAGTRLEPLTRERAKPAVPFGGRYRIIDFVLSNFANSGVYRMKVLTQYKSDSLNNHLSRAWRMTAFLGHYVEAVPAQMRTGLDWYKGSADAIYQNLNIITDEEPDYIFVFGADHVYRMDTRQMLDFHCAKKAACTVAAIPVPIEQGREFGIIDVGPDGRMRQFLEKPKDPPPMPGNPKMCLASMGNYLFSTDVLVQEVVRDAANEASAHDFGKSIISELYKRAPVYVYDFAQNEVPGQEAKERGYWRDVGNIDVYYQSNMDLVEVDPTFNLYNDRWPIHTQPNNYPPAKFVFADEQNHRVGHAMDTLVAEGCIISGGSVRRSVLSPKVRVNSYSEVEDSLLFENVTIGRRCRIRRAIIDKNVEIPPGMTIGFDPVEDRRRFHVTPGGVVVIPKGMKVT; via the coding sequence ATGTCCAAAGTCCTGGCGATGATTCTGGCTGGAGGCGCTGGCACGCGCCTGGAGCCCCTGACGCGCGAGCGCGCGAAGCCCGCTGTCCCCTTTGGCGGCCGCTACCGCATCATCGATTTCGTTCTCTCGAACTTCGCCAACTCCGGTGTGTACCGGATGAAGGTCTTGACGCAGTACAAGAGCGACTCGCTCAACAACCACCTGTCCCGCGCGTGGCGGATGACGGCGTTCCTGGGCCACTACGTGGAAGCCGTCCCCGCGCAGATGCGGACGGGGCTGGACTGGTACAAGGGCAGCGCGGACGCCATCTACCAGAACCTCAACATCATCACCGACGAGGAGCCGGACTACATCTTCGTCTTCGGCGCGGACCACGTGTACCGGATGGACACGCGCCAGATGCTGGACTTCCACTGCGCGAAGAAGGCGGCGTGCACGGTGGCCGCGATTCCCGTCCCCATCGAGCAGGGCCGCGAGTTCGGCATCATCGACGTGGGGCCGGACGGGCGGATGCGGCAGTTCCTGGAGAAGCCCAAGGACCCGCCGCCCATGCCGGGCAACCCGAAGATGTGCCTGGCCTCCATGGGTAACTACCTCTTCTCCACCGACGTGCTGGTGCAGGAGGTGGTGCGGGACGCGGCGAACGAGGCGAGCGCGCACGACTTCGGCAAGTCCATCATCAGCGAGCTGTACAAGCGCGCGCCGGTGTACGTGTACGACTTCGCCCAGAACGAGGTCCCCGGCCAGGAGGCCAAGGAGCGCGGCTACTGGCGGGACGTGGGGAACATCGACGTCTACTACCAGTCCAACATGGACCTGGTGGAGGTGGACCCGACGTTCAACCTCTACAACGACCGCTGGCCCATCCACACCCAGCCCAACAACTACCCGCCGGCGAAGTTCGTCTTCGCGGACGAGCAGAACCACCGCGTGGGCCACGCCATGGACACGCTGGTGGCGGAGGGCTGCATCATCTCCGGCGGCAGCGTGCGGCGCTCGGTGCTGTCGCCGAAGGTGCGCGTCAACTCGTACTCGGAGGTGGAGGACTCCCTCCTGTTCGAGAACGTCACCATCGGCCGGCGCTGCCGCATCCGCCGGGCCATCATCGACAAGAACGTGGAGATTCCTCCGGGGATGACCATCGGATTCGACCCGGTGGAGGACCGGCGGCGCTTTCACGTCACGCCCGGGGGCGTGGTGGTGATTCCCAAGGGCATGAAGGTGACCTGA
- a CDS encoding GNAT family N-acetyltransferase, with translation MGADGLLLRPAKESDRRTLWRIHTLAVEALCPRAYAPHEVSTWVRLLKPEGYLRPERPRTVLVAERGRRAVGFGQVDAALGELEALYVVPDEAGHGVGPALLSALESAVWRGSAPLLGLDASLNAEHFYQRHGYASVHSSRRPLTVDVQLACVRMQKQRPATAMGRWPAWRRG, from the coding sequence ATGGGCGCGGACGGACTCCTCTTGAGGCCCGCGAAGGAGTCCGACCGCCGCACGCTGTGGCGCATCCACACCCTGGCCGTGGAAGCCCTGTGCCCTCGCGCGTACGCGCCGCACGAGGTGAGCACCTGGGTGCGGCTCTTGAAACCGGAGGGCTACCTGCGGCCGGAGCGTCCGCGCACGGTGCTGGTGGCGGAACGCGGCCGGCGCGCGGTGGGCTTCGGCCAGGTGGACGCGGCGCTAGGTGAGTTGGAAGCGCTCTACGTGGTGCCAGACGAGGCGGGCCATGGCGTGGGCCCTGCCCTGCTGTCGGCCCTGGAGTCCGCCGTCTGGCGGGGCAGCGCGCCACTGCTGGGGCTGGATGCCAGCCTGAACGCCGAACACTTCTATCAGCGGCACGGCTATGCCTCCGTCCACTCCTCCCGGCGCCCACTCACGGTCGACGTCCAGTTGGCGTGCGTGCGGATGCAGAAGCAGCGGCCGGCCACGGCCATGGGACGATGGCCGGCCTGGCGCCGCGGCTAG
- a CDS encoding RtcB family protein: MQPKLNRLLRALAREGLEVAYDGRLYSVRLLGDAHAPPAEVLLPPDLPVEGKAFQQLAQLAALRHPGGGEVLRVRATPDFHPGDSGVAIGSVLHTRGLVVPGAIGTDINCGMRLHVADISAEDFLAKRSLFVERMKGHYFFGTRDVTMASRASEALLRDGVQGWLLETLEQPLGCAGRADLAQLDAEVSRIHLGGGLKGHPRWAPESFTREGLVRDAGLATIGGGNHFVEVQRVEAVEDRARAWDWGVREGQLAFMIHSGSRDVGKHVGVAWQDRARQAWPAGTPLPASGILPLGDARLVTEYLEAEATAANYAFLNRLLLAELLRQTLRELFGDVEAPLVYDVPHNLTLPYEGGWLARKGACPAGAEQPVIIPGSMGATSFLMVGCGDARALESASHGAGRARSRFSLSRGGADQSEAALGLTGVDCITLRAERRVEEAPAAYKPIRPVVDAQVEAGIVREVARLCPLLTFKA; this comes from the coding sequence ATGCAGCCGAAACTGAACCGGCTTCTCCGGGCGCTCGCCCGCGAGGGGCTCGAGGTCGCCTATGACGGCCGCCTCTATTCCGTCCGCCTCCTGGGTGACGCTCACGCGCCGCCCGCCGAAGTCCTCCTTCCGCCGGACCTGCCCGTGGAGGGCAAGGCCTTCCAACAACTCGCCCAGCTCGCGGCCCTGAGACACCCCGGTGGTGGCGAGGTGCTGCGGGTACGTGCCACGCCCGACTTCCACCCGGGAGACTCCGGGGTGGCCATTGGCTCGGTGCTCCACACGCGCGGGCTGGTGGTGCCCGGCGCCATTGGCACCGACATCAACTGCGGCATGCGGCTGCACGTCGCGGACATCTCCGCGGAGGACTTCCTGGCGAAGCGGTCGCTCTTCGTCGAGCGGATGAAGGGCCACTACTTCTTCGGTACGCGTGACGTCACCATGGCCTCGCGGGCCTCCGAGGCGCTGCTGCGCGACGGCGTGCAGGGCTGGCTCCTGGAGACGCTGGAGCAGCCGCTGGGGTGCGCGGGACGGGCCGACCTGGCGCAGCTCGACGCGGAGGTGTCGCGCATCCACCTGGGCGGCGGGCTGAAGGGCCATCCGCGCTGGGCGCCCGAGTCCTTCACGCGCGAAGGGCTGGTGCGCGACGCGGGCCTGGCCACCATTGGCGGCGGCAACCACTTCGTGGAGGTGCAGCGCGTGGAGGCCGTGGAGGACCGGGCGCGGGCGTGGGACTGGGGCGTGCGCGAGGGACAGCTCGCGTTCATGATTCACTCTGGCAGTCGGGACGTGGGCAAGCACGTGGGCGTGGCGTGGCAGGACCGTGCGCGCCAGGCGTGGCCCGCGGGAACGCCGCTTCCGGCCAGCGGCATCCTCCCCCTGGGAGATGCGCGGCTCGTCACCGAGTATCTGGAGGCGGAAGCGACGGCGGCCAACTACGCTTTCCTCAACCGCCTGCTGCTGGCGGAGCTGCTGCGCCAGACGCTCCGGGAGCTCTTCGGGGACGTGGAGGCGCCGCTCGTCTATGACGTGCCCCACAACCTGACGCTGCCCTACGAGGGCGGCTGGCTGGCGCGCAAGGGCGCATGCCCGGCGGGGGCGGAGCAACCCGTCATCATCCCCGGCTCCATGGGGGCCACGTCCTTCCTCATGGTGGGGTGTGGGGATGCGCGGGCGCTGGAGTCCGCGTCGCACGGCGCGGGCCGCGCGCGCTCCCGCTTCTCCCTGTCGCGTGGCGGCGCGGACCAGAGCGAGGCCGCCCTGGGGCTGACCGGCGTGGACTGCATCACCCTTCGCGCGGAGCGCCGCGTCGAGGAGGCGCCCGCGGCGTACAAGCCCATCCGTCCGGTGGTGGATGCCCAGGTGGAGGCCGGCATCGTCCGGGAGGTCGCCCGGCTCTGCCCCCTGCTCACCTTCAAGGCCTGA
- a CDS encoding SDR family oxidoreductase — protein sequence MDLELGGKVVLVTGGSEGLGAAVARRLVREGAKVALCARGAERLEATAAALRAEGGDVLTVQADVSRAWEVEHFVDAAHARFGRIDGLVNNAGTAAGQPFASVSDAEWEADLQLKVFAAIRASRQALPFLKESGSGAIVNVLAIAAKTPGANSTPSSVSRAAGLALTKALSKELGPHAIRVNAVLVGIIESGQWARRAKEVGKPVESFQQEMARHAGIPLGRVGKAEEFADTVAFLLSPRGGYISGAAINVDGGLSAAV from the coding sequence GTGGACCTGGAACTGGGTGGCAAGGTGGTACTGGTGACAGGTGGCTCGGAGGGGCTGGGAGCCGCGGTGGCCCGGCGGCTCGTCCGGGAGGGCGCGAAGGTGGCGCTCTGTGCCCGCGGGGCGGAGCGGCTGGAGGCCACCGCCGCGGCCCTGCGCGCCGAAGGTGGGGACGTGCTCACCGTCCAGGCTGACGTGTCGCGTGCGTGGGAAGTGGAGCACTTCGTGGATGCCGCTCACGCGCGCTTCGGGCGCATCGACGGGCTGGTGAACAACGCGGGCACCGCGGCGGGCCAGCCCTTCGCCTCGGTGAGTGACGCGGAGTGGGAGGCCGACCTCCAGCTCAAGGTCTTCGCGGCGATTCGTGCCTCGCGGCAGGCGCTGCCCTTCCTGAAGGAGTCGGGGAGCGGCGCCATCGTCAACGTGCTGGCCATCGCGGCGAAGACGCCGGGCGCAAACTCCACGCCGTCGTCGGTGTCTCGCGCGGCGGGGCTCGCCTTGACGAAGGCGCTGTCCAAGGAGTTGGGCCCGCACGCCATCCGGGTGAACGCGGTGCTGGTGGGCATCATCGAAAGTGGCCAGTGGGCGCGCCGTGCCAAGGAGGTGGGCAAGCCCGTGGAGTCCTTCCAGCAGGAGATGGCGCGTCACGCCGGGATTCCGCTGGGCCGGGTGGGGAAGGCGGAGGAGTTCGCGGACACCGTGGCCTTCCTGCTGTCGCCCCGTGGTGGCTACATCAGCGGCGCGGCCATCAACGTGGATGGCGGCCTGTCCGCGGCCGTCTGA
- the add gene encoding adenosine deaminase produces the protein MPTIRDDEIPSATGIPSSARRTDFVPPPTLAVTEELLRALPKTDLHCHLDGSMRLKTILELAEQQKIKLLADTEDGLAKAIHMGEVCESLEEYLVAFDVTLSVLQTAESLYRAAYELAVDAAAENVRWLEVRYSPALHLQKGLKMTTVIDSVLEGLRAAKRETGIKCGVIVCGIRHINPQTSMRLAELAVAYKNRGVIGFDLAGAEASFPAKDHRDAFQLILKNNVNCTAHAGEAYGPESISQAIHNLGAHRIGHGTRLREDGDLLNYVNDHRIPLEVCPTSNVQTGAVTSLSAHPLKFYFDYGLRVTINTDNRLITDTTVTKELWTAHSALGLSLEDLTTILVSGFKSAFLPFREKQDMLRAVNEEIAQTLAAFDQKRHLVKQPA, from the coding sequence ATGCCTACCATTCGTGATGACGAGATTCCCAGCGCCACCGGCATTCCTTCGTCCGCCCGTCGGACGGACTTCGTGCCGCCGCCCACCCTGGCGGTGACGGAAGAGCTGTTGCGCGCGCTGCCCAAGACGGACCTCCACTGCCACCTGGACGGGTCCATGCGCCTGAAGACCATCCTGGAGCTGGCCGAGCAGCAGAAAATCAAGCTGCTCGCCGACACCGAGGATGGGCTGGCCAAGGCCATCCACATGGGCGAGGTGTGTGAGAGCCTGGAGGAGTACCTCGTCGCCTTCGACGTGACGCTCTCCGTGCTCCAGACGGCCGAGTCCCTCTACCGCGCCGCCTACGAGCTGGCCGTGGACGCCGCCGCGGAGAACGTGCGCTGGCTGGAGGTCCGCTATTCGCCCGCGCTGCACCTGCAGAAGGGCCTGAAGATGACCACGGTCATCGACTCCGTGCTGGAGGGCCTGCGCGCCGCGAAGCGGGAGACGGGCATCAAGTGCGGCGTCATCGTCTGCGGCATCCGCCACATCAACCCGCAGACGTCCATGCGGCTGGCGGAGCTGGCGGTGGCCTACAAGAACCGCGGCGTCATCGGCTTCGACCTGGCCGGCGCGGAGGCGAGCTTCCCGGCGAAGGACCACCGGGACGCCTTCCAGCTCATCCTCAAGAACAACGTCAACTGCACCGCGCACGCGGGTGAGGCCTATGGCCCCGAGTCCATCTCCCAGGCCATCCACAACCTGGGCGCGCACCGCATCGGCCACGGCACGCGGCTGCGCGAGGACGGGGACCTGCTCAACTACGTCAACGACCACCGCATCCCGTTGGAGGTGTGCCCCACCTCCAACGTGCAGACGGGCGCCGTGACGAGCCTGTCGGCGCACCCGCTGAAGTTCTACTTCGACTACGGCCTGCGGGTGACCATCAACACGGACAACCGCCTCATCACCGACACCACGGTGACCAAGGAGCTGTGGACGGCGCACTCCGCGCTGGGCCTGTCGCTGGAGGACCTGACCACCATCCTCGTCTCCGGCTTCAAGAGCGCCTTCCTCCCGTTCCGGGAGAAGCAGGACATGCTGCGGGCGGTGAACGAGGAGATCGCCCAGACGCTGGCGGCCTTCGACCAGAAGCGGCACTTGGTGAAGCAGCCCGCTTGA
- a CDS encoding PQQ-binding-like beta-propeller repeat protein, which produces MSSRACPCTPLLPALALTLVAAMGCREPATSDFRHSTDASSRAGLVALPDGVITANEAGTVVRLERTGQVSWRAALDREVATRPALLGDSVIAGTVGGDLVRLSLADGAVQWRLTGEPPVLTAPVADAEGKFVFLVAPDGSVRSLFTDTGKTDWERPPPGKPEPTAAPRGFPVPVLQDGLLVVALGDAGLMALATQDGAKRWQRDLRDVLGMTLWRDTLYVSTRQGHVLALRLGDGTSLWEQAPAAALSSPPSLALGTVWVGTAGEASALVGLSPSDGKEVARVTLPDPFVSEVTPVREDLLLVPTSGRQGRLIALNTTTWAQAFSVRADTPLRTRPVVLGDQVIVLGLDGRVLSWRLRKTDP; this is translated from the coding sequence ATGTCGTCTCGCGCCTGTCCATGCACGCCCTTGCTGCCCGCCCTGGCGCTGACATTGGTGGCCGCCATGGGGTGCCGGGAGCCCGCGACGAGCGACTTCCGCCATTCCACGGACGCGTCGTCTCGAGCGGGGCTGGTGGCCCTGCCGGACGGCGTCATCACCGCCAATGAGGCGGGCACCGTCGTCCGCCTGGAGCGGACCGGCCAGGTCTCCTGGCGGGCCGCCCTGGACAGAGAGGTGGCCACACGCCCGGCCCTGCTGGGAGACAGCGTCATCGCCGGGACGGTGGGCGGAGACCTGGTCCGGCTGAGCCTCGCGGATGGCGCGGTGCAATGGCGCCTCACCGGAGAGCCCCCTGTCCTTACCGCACCCGTGGCGGATGCGGAGGGGAAATTCGTCTTCCTGGTCGCGCCGGATGGGTCCGTCCGCTCCCTCTTCACGGACACGGGGAAGACGGACTGGGAGCGCCCTCCACCCGGAAAGCCCGAGCCGACGGCCGCGCCCCGTGGATTTCCCGTGCCGGTCCTCCAGGACGGCCTGCTGGTGGTGGCGCTGGGTGACGCGGGGCTGATGGCCCTGGCCACCCAGGATGGTGCGAAGCGCTGGCAGCGGGACCTCCGGGACGTGCTGGGGATGACGTTGTGGCGGGACACGCTCTACGTGAGCACCCGCCAGGGACACGTCCTGGCGCTGCGGCTCGGGGACGGCACGTCCCTGTGGGAGCAGGCCCCCGCGGCGGCCCTGAGCAGTCCCCCCTCGCTGGCGCTCGGAACGGTGTGGGTCGGCACGGCTGGGGAGGCCTCCGCGCTCGTCGGCCTGTCCCCTTCGGATGGAAAGGAGGTGGCGCGCGTCACGCTGCCCGACCCGTTCGTCTCGGAGGTGACGCCGGTGAGAGAGGACCTGCTGCTGGTGCCCACCAGCGGGCGTCAGGGACGGCTCATCGCGTTGAACACGACGACCTGGGCGCAGGCCTTCTCGGTCCGCGCGGACACGCCGCTGCGCACCCGCCCCGTGGTGCTCGGCGACCAGGTCATCGTCCTGGGACTGGATGGCCGCGTGCTGTCGTGGCGGCTGCGCAAGACCGACCCTTGA
- a CDS encoding ATP-dependent helicase — translation MSPANPHESALLEDLNAPQREAVLHGDGPLLVLSGAGSGKTRVITRRVAYLVKVHNVYPWRILAVTFTNKAAREMRERLVQLLGAQANELVVSTFHSAAAQILRREAEHVGLTRSFVIYDDSDQLNVVKRAMREAGIESMQPREILHRIDQEKNAARLPEHMQVAPGDERGQLVRKVYAAYQERLRAANAVDFGDLLLLLVTLFRTRPDVLENYRRRFHHVLVDEFQDTNPVQYALLKQLAPPPSANLVVVGDDDQSIYRWRGADVDNILGFPRQYPGAKVVKLEQNYRSDQNILDAAHEVIRKNTRRMEKKLWSERQRGQTLNLMLNRDERAEGQEVARQILALQREGFIKLSSMAVFYRANAQSRVLEEALRLARVPYTLVSGRSFYDRAEVRDASAYLRLMVNPRSDADLLRIINIPARGIGDTTVERVTDFANARGVSLYEALSQPEQIPALNGAAVKRLKGFRNLLESLTAFAQTNEEAAGAVDQMLRETKLVETLQAEGSDESQTRAENLREFLGAAQEFDLNRAAAAVAAAANPPSDVPPEVDAAPLTADVPALQAFLEQISLVGEADAEVGEGRVALMTLHAAKGLEFDAVFLTGMEENVFPHSRAVKSESTFLNEVASADGEPSEEMAEERRLCYVGFTRARKRLFVSLAQCRSLFGELRYNAPSRFLRDVPPALFGISEQEVPEAPRPMVPSTPRKRTWDEDDGPRIDRSYSQASDMDGVGGDVRGMRVRHEQFGVGRVVSADGNGPNAKVTVEFGGGVGLKRIIARFLMPG, via the coding sequence ATGTCTCCCGCGAACCCACACGAATCCGCCCTCCTCGAAGACCTCAATGCGCCACAGCGCGAGGCCGTGTTGCATGGTGACGGCCCCCTGCTCGTCCTGTCAGGGGCGGGCAGCGGCAAGACGCGCGTCATCACCCGGCGCGTGGCGTATCTGGTGAAGGTCCACAACGTCTACCCGTGGCGCATCCTGGCCGTCACCTTCACCAACAAGGCGGCGCGGGAGATGCGCGAGCGCCTGGTGCAGTTGCTGGGGGCCCAGGCGAACGAGCTGGTGGTGAGCACCTTCCACTCGGCGGCGGCGCAGATTCTCCGCCGGGAGGCGGAGCACGTGGGGCTCACCCGCTCCTTCGTCATCTACGACGACTCGGACCAGCTCAACGTGGTGAAGCGCGCCATGCGCGAGGCGGGCATCGAGTCCATGCAGCCGCGCGAAATCCTCCACCGCATCGACCAGGAGAAGAACGCGGCCCGGCTCCCGGAGCACATGCAGGTCGCGCCCGGCGACGAGCGGGGCCAACTGGTGCGCAAGGTGTACGCGGCCTACCAGGAGCGGCTGCGCGCGGCCAACGCGGTGGACTTCGGAGACCTGCTGCTCCTGCTGGTGACGCTGTTCCGCACCCGGCCGGACGTGCTGGAGAACTACCGGCGCCGCTTCCACCACGTGCTGGTGGATGAGTTCCAGGACACCAACCCAGTGCAGTACGCGCTGCTGAAGCAGCTGGCGCCGCCCCCTTCCGCCAACCTGGTGGTGGTGGGCGACGACGACCAGTCCATCTACCGGTGGCGTGGCGCGGACGTGGACAACATCCTCGGCTTTCCGCGGCAGTACCCCGGCGCGAAGGTGGTGAAGCTGGAGCAGAACTACCGCTCCGACCAGAACATCCTGGACGCGGCGCATGAGGTCATCCGGAAGAACACGCGGCGCATGGAGAAGAAGCTCTGGTCCGAGCGCCAGCGGGGCCAGACGCTCAACCTGATGCTCAACCGCGATGAGCGGGCCGAGGGGCAGGAGGTGGCGCGGCAGATTCTGGCGCTGCAGCGGGAGGGCTTCATCAAGCTCTCCAGCATGGCGGTGTTCTACCGGGCCAATGCGCAGAGCCGCGTGCTGGAAGAGGCGCTGCGCCTGGCGCGCGTCCCGTACACCCTGGTGAGCGGACGCAGCTTCTATGACCGGGCCGAAGTGCGGGATGCCTCCGCGTATCTGCGGCTGATGGTGAACCCGCGCTCGGACGCGGACCTGCTGCGCATCATCAACATCCCGGCGCGTGGCATTGGCGACACCACGGTGGAGCGGGTGACGGACTTCGCCAACGCGCGCGGCGTGAGCCTCTACGAGGCCTTGTCCCAGCCGGAGCAGATTCCCGCGCTCAATGGTGCCGCGGTGAAGCGGCTCAAGGGCTTCCGCAACCTGCTGGAGTCCCTGACGGCCTTCGCCCAGACGAACGAGGAAGCCGCGGGCGCGGTGGACCAGATGCTGCGCGAGACGAAGCTGGTGGAGACGCTTCAGGCCGAGGGCAGCGACGAGTCTCAGACGCGCGCGGAGAACCTCCGCGAGTTCCTGGGCGCGGCGCAGGAGTTCGACCTGAACCGGGCGGCCGCGGCGGTGGCTGCCGCGGCGAATCCCCCCAGCGACGTTCCTCCCGAAGTGGACGCGGCCCCGCTGACGGCGGACGTGCCGGCGCTGCAGGCCTTCCTGGAGCAGATTTCGCTGGTGGGCGAGGCGGACGCGGAGGTGGGCGAGGGCCGGGTGGCGCTGATGACGCTGCACGCGGCCAAGGGACTGGAGTTCGACGCCGTCTTCCTCACCGGCATGGAGGAGAACGTCTTCCCGCACTCGCGCGCGGTGAAGTCCGAGTCCACGTTCCTGAACGAGGTCGCCTCGGCGGACGGGGAGCCCTCGGAGGAGATGGCCGAGGAGCGGCGCCTCTGCTACGTGGGTTTCACGCGCGCTCGAAAGCGGCTCTTCGTGAGTCTGGCGCAGTGTCGCTCGCTGTTCGGTGAGCTGCGCTACAACGCCCCCAGTCGCTTCCTGCGGGATGTGCCGCCGGCGCTGTTCGGCATCAGCGAGCAGGAAGTCCCCGAAGCGCCTCGGCCCATGGTGCCCTCGACGCCGCGCAAGCGGACCTGGGATGAGGACGACGGGCCGCGCATCGACCGCTCGTACTCGCAGGCGTCGGACATGGACGGCGTGGGCGGGGACGTGCGCGGCATGCGCGTGCGCCACGAACAGTTCGGCGTGGGCCGCGTGGTGTCCGCGGATGGCAACGGCCCCAACGCGAAGGTGACGGTGGAGTTCGGCGGAGGCGTGGGCCTCAAACGCATCATCGCCCGTTTCCTGATGCCGGGCTGA
- a CDS encoding PaaI family thioesterase — protein sequence MSDSTSGAPSRPSQADLDRYAEQFSQSLTLRLFGAQLSFPEGRKVVVTIPELRPEHRGGAGSASAVNGGILAALFDYAVGCTGALVDPGRRCATVQLSMSFERAVTGDSLRVESEIDSQTVSLLFATARVYDGEGRVCGRCQGVVKLSNLRWASGDSPAVN from the coding sequence ATGTCCGACTCCACGTCCGGCGCCCCTTCGAGGCCTTCCCAGGCTGACCTGGACCGTTACGCCGAGCAGTTCTCCCAGAGCCTCACCCTGCGCCTCTTCGGCGCGCAACTCAGCTTTCCGGAGGGCCGGAAGGTGGTCGTCACCATCCCCGAACTTCGGCCTGAACACCGGGGCGGCGCCGGCAGCGCCAGCGCCGTCAACGGAGGCATCCTCGCCGCCCTCTTCGACTACGCCGTGGGCTGCACCGGCGCCCTGGTGGACCCGGGCCGGCGCTGCGCCACCGTGCAGTTGTCCATGAGCTTCGAGCGCGCCGTCACCGGCGACAGTCTGCGCGTGGAGTCCGAAATCGACAGCCAGACGGTGTCCCTCCTCTTCGCCACCGCCCGGGTGTACGACGGTGAAGGCCGTGTGTGCGGCCGCTGCCAGGGTGTGGTGAAGCTCTCCAACCTCCGCTGGGCGTCGGGAGACAGTCCCGCCGTCAACTGA
- a CDS encoding RNA polymerase sigma factor: MPTPPHIFPAPIDMSAPDTRSGDTGEEACSPDASERREDGMSAAVQGLRMTTLRLSKEADEPAEATAPGEDEALLARRALAGERAAWDALVARHHRRVVVSLLARGVRVDRAQELAQETWARLIQQQQRGLLTELRLPNLALTQAAFLAADDARRARRESIAGAVDELPERHHPVDPSVSAERRLLTEEQLSRAHAALAQVSPSARNVFLLACDGQELPHAAIASRVGLSVQRVRQILCEVRKKLRTALEEETHA; this comes from the coding sequence TTGCCCACCCCGCCCCACATCTTCCCTGCCCCCATCGATATGTCCGCGCCGGACACACGTTCAGGGGACACCGGGGAGGAGGCGTGCTCCCCGGACGCCTCTGAGCGACGGGAAGACGGCATGAGTGCAGCCGTGCAGGGCCTGCGGATGACGACGCTGCGATTGTCAAAGGAAGCCGACGAGCCGGCCGAGGCGACGGCGCCCGGGGAGGACGAAGCCCTCCTCGCGCGGCGCGCCCTGGCGGGTGAGAGGGCGGCCTGGGACGCGCTGGTCGCACGCCATCACCGGCGGGTCGTGGTATCGCTGCTCGCACGTGGCGTCCGGGTGGACCGGGCGCAAGAGCTGGCCCAGGAGACCTGGGCGCGGCTCATCCAGCAACAGCAGCGCGGGCTGCTGACGGAGCTTCGCCTGCCCAACCTCGCCCTCACCCAGGCGGCCTTCCTGGCCGCGGACGACGCACGACGGGCCCGTCGCGAGTCCATTGCCGGAGCGGTGGATGAACTGCCGGAGCGTCACCACCCGGTGGACCCGTCCGTGTCCGCGGAGCGGCGCCTGCTGACCGAGGAGCAACTCTCCCGCGCCCATGCCGCGCTGGCGCAGGTGTCACCCAGCGCACGAAACGTCTTCCTCCTGGCCTGTGACGGCCAGGAGCTCCCTCATGCCGCAATCGCCTCACGCGTTGGCCTGTCGGTCCAGCGCGTGCGGCAAATCCTGTGCGAGGTCCGCAAGAAGCTGCGCACCGCGCTCGAGGAGGAAACCCATGCTTAA